The Primulina eburnea isolate SZY01 chromosome 8, ASM2296580v1, whole genome shotgun sequence genome contains a region encoding:
- the LOC140839479 gene encoding 4-alpha-glucanotransferase DPE2-like — MVNPGLFHGSKKSNSVTLRFRIPYYTHWGQHLLVCGSEPELGSWNVKKGLLLSPSHQGDELIWSGYLSVSTRFACEYSYYVVDDERNVSRWEAGKKRKLLLPNGIQNGELVELHDLWQTGSDDIPLKSAFKDVIFRKSWNPEVERPHGEIENLSTREDMVIVQFRICCPKIEKGTEIYVIGSSLKLGKWKIQDGLKLNYAGESVWQAESLVHKDDFPVLYKYCKYGKSRNFGLEIGSNRELFVDFSTSPPKYIVLSDGFMREVPWRGAGVAIPMFSVRSEADLGVGEFLDLKLLVDWAVESGFHLVQLLPINDTSVHGMWWDSYPYSSLSVFALHPLYLRVQALTENISVDVKHEIQLAGEQLDEKHVDYEATMAAKLSIAKKIFSQEREITFSSTAYQNFFSENQDWLKPYATFCFLRDFFETSDHSQWGRFSLFSKDKLEKLIQKDSWCYDIISFHYYIQFHLHKQLSESSEYARKKGVVLKGDLPIGVDRNSVDTWVYPNLFRMNTSTGAPPDYFDKNGQNWGFPTYNWEEMSKDNYGWWRGRLTQMAKYFTAYRIDHILGFFRIWELPDHAMTGLCGKFRPSIALSQEELEREGIWDFNRLSQPYVRQKLLQEKFGASWAVIASNFLNEYQKDHYEFKEECNTEKKVASKLLSCVEISMLLESEEKLRRNLFDLLQNIVLIRDPEDSKKFYPRFNLEDTSSFNDLDEHSKNVLRRLYYDYYFHRQETLWRQNSLKTLPVLLSSSDMLACGEDLGMIPSCVHPVMQELGLIGLRIQRMPNEPGLEFGIPSQYSYMTVCAPSCHDCSTLRAWWEEDQERRLRFFKTFIGTDTVPPDECTPDVAHFILRQHVEAPSMWSIFPLQDLLALKEEYMTRPAVEETINDPTNPKHYWRYRVHVSLESLLQDKEHIASIKNLVQGSGRSCPPLEDDESQLEKSTTHLDTLQKIAETGKEETQFDSRVNNEIPITEAVTVP; from the exons ATGGTGAACCCGGGGTTGTTTCATGGGAGCAAGAAATCGAATTCGGTGACTCTGAGGTTTCGAATACCCTATTATACTCACTGGGGCCAGCATCTTCTGGTTTGTGGTTCTGAACCTGAACTTGGCTCGTGGAACGTGAAGAAAGGTCTTTTGTTAAGCCCTTCTCACCAGGGGGATGAGCTTATATGGTCTGGCTATCTTTCTGTTTCGACCAGGTTTGCATGTGAGTACAGCTATTACGTGGTGGATGATGAGAGGAACGTTTCGAGATGGGAGGctggaaagaaaagaaaactgcTCTTGCCGAATGGTATTCAGAATGGGGAGTTGGTAGAGCTTCATGATCTTTGGCAG ACTGGTTCTGATGATATCCCTTTGAAAAGTGCATTTAAAGATGTCATTTTTCGTAAAAGTTGGAATCCAGAAGTTGAGAGACCCCATGGGGAAATTGAGAACCTATCAACTCGGGAAG ATATGGTCATTGTGCAATTCAGAATTTGCTGCCCGAAAATTGAGAAAGGCACAGAG ATTTATGTGATTGGTAGTTCGTTAAAGCTGGGGAAATGGAAGATCCAAGATGGACTTAAACTCAATTATGCCGGTGAATCAGTTTGGCAAGCTGAGTCACTAGTGCATAAGGATGACTTTCCTGTACT ATACAAATATTGTAAATATGGCAAATCTAGAAACTTTGGTTTAGAAATTGGCTCGAATAGGGAGCTCTTTGTTGACTTCTCAACTAGTCCACCAAAGTACATTGTTTTATCAGATGGCTTTATGCGA GAAGTGCCTTGGAGAGGTGCTGGTGTTGCCATCCCTATGTTCTCTGTCAGATCTGAGGCTGATTTAGGAGTTGGAGAGTTTCTCGATTTGAAATTACTAGTTGACTGGGCGGTCGAATCAGGTTTTCACTTGGTTCAGCTGTTACCCATCAATGATACGTCTGTACATGGAATGTGGTGGGATTCATATCCTTACAG CTCTCTATCAGTATTTGCTTTGCATCCTTTATATCTGAGAGTCCAGGCTCTCACCGAAAATATTTCTGTGGATGTCAAG CATGAGATTCAGCTGGCCGGAGAACAGCTTGATGAAAAG CATGTGGACTATGAGGCTACAATGGCTGCAAAGCTTTCTATTgccaagaaaatattttctcaggaGAGAGAAATCACATTTAGTTCAACTGCATACCAGAACTTCTTTTCTGAAAATCAG GATTGGTTAAAACCATACGCAACCTTCTGTTTCCTACGAGACTTCTTTGAGACATCAGATCATAGCCAGTGGGGTCGTTTTTCTCTTTTTTCAAAGGATAAG CTCGAGAAACTTATTCAGAAAGACAGCTGGTGCTATGATATAATTTCTTTCCACTACTATATCCAGTTTCATTTACATAAGCAG TTGTCTGAATCTTCTGAGTATGCGAGAAAGAAAGGAGTTGTATTAAAAGGAGATCTCCCTATTGGAGTTGACCGGAATAGTGTGGATACCTGGGTGTATCCAAATCTATTTCGTATGAACACCTCGACAGGGGCGCCTCCCGACTATTTTGATAAAAACGGGCAGAACTGGGGTTTCCCCACGTATAACTGGGAAGAAATGTCTAAGGACAATTATGGATGGTGGCGGGGTCGTTTAACTCAG ATGGCGAAGTACTTTACAGCATACAGGATTGACCATATATTAGGATTCTTTAGAATCTGGGAGCTTCCGGATCATGCAATGACTGGCCTCTGTGGAAAATTCCGACCATCTATTGCTTTAAGCCAG GAAGAACTTGAGCGGGAAGGGATATGGGACTTCAATCGTTTAAGCCAACCATATGTTAGGCAAAAACTGTTACAG GAGAAgtttggtgcttcctgggctGTGATTGCTTCCAACTTTCTAAATGAATATCAAAAAGACCATTATGAG TTCAAAGAAGAATGCAATACTGAGAAGAAAGTTGCATCTAAGCTGCTGTCCTGCGTAGAAATCTCCATGTTGTTGGAAAGTGAGGAAAAACTGCGACGAAACCTCTTTGATCTTTTGCAG AATATTGTCCTCATTAGAGATCCAGAAGATTCAAAAAAATTTTACCCACGCTTCAACCTTGAGGACACATCTAGCTTCAATGATTTAGATGAGCACAG CAAAAATGTACTGAGAAGACTATATTACGATTATTATTTCCATCGTCAAGAAACTCTCTGGCGTCAGAATTCTCTGAAGACGTTGCCAGTTCTCTTGAGCTCATCAGATATGCTGGCTTGTGGAGAAGACCTTGGGATGATTCCTTCTTGTGTTCATCCG GTGATGCAAGAACTTGGTTTAATCGGATTACGCATTCAACGTATGCCCAATGAGCCTGGTCTCGAGTTTGGTATTCCTTCTCAGTACAGTTATATGACG GTGTGCGCCCCATCGTGTCACGACTGTTCCACCCTCCGTGCTTGGTGGGAAGAAGATCAAGAAAGGCGACTCAGATTTTTCAAGACCTTTATAGGCACCGACACGGTACCACCCGATGAATGCACTCCTGATGTCGCACATTTCATATTGAGGCAGCATGTCGAAGCGCCATCAATGTGGTCAATTTTCCCACTTCAg GATTTGCTAGCACTGAAAGAAGAATATATGACACGGCCAGCCGTAGAGGAAACAATAAACGACCCGACGAACCCAAAACACTACTGGCgatacc GAGTTCACGTTTCGTTAGAATCCTTGCTCCAGGATAAAGAACATATAGCCTCCATTAAAAATCTTGTCCAAGGAAGCGGAAGATCGTGCCCTCCGTTGGAGGATGATGAATCACAGCTCGAAAAATCAACTACACATCTAGATACATTGCAGAAGATTGCAGAAACTGGGAAAGAAGAAACCCAGTTTGATAGTCGAGTGAATAATGAAATTCCGATTACCGAAGCGGTGACAGTTCCATGA
- the LOC140839223 gene encoding uncharacterized protein has protein sequence MAVNVGFNDPLYIHPSDTPGMCLVTDHLSGIDNHGVWSRAILIALRAKNKIGFIDGTCPRPSLDHPTFHQWERCNALVFSWIMNSVSKEIFGGIVYALDASTVWSDLKDQYDKVNGSRIFSLHRDIGKLTQANNTVSSYYCKMK, from the coding sequence ATGGCGGTCaatgttggattcaatgatccACTTTACATTCACCCATCCGATACTCCTGGTATGTGTCTCGTTACTGATCATTTATCTGGAATTGACAATCACGGAGTGTGGAGTAGAGCAATACTCATTGCATTGCGTGCGAAAAACAAAATTGGATTTATTGATGGCACATGTCCGAGACCTTCCCTTGATCATCCAACTTTTCATCAATGGGAGCGATGTAATGCCTTGGTGTTTTCATGGATTATGAATTCCGTTTCCAAAGAAATATTTGGTGGAATTGTTTATGCGCTTGATGCATCTACTGTTTGGTCTGATCTAAAAGATCAATATGATAAGGTTAATGGTTCTAGAATTTTTTCTCTCCACCGGGACATTGGGAAATTAACGCAAGCCAACAACACTGTGTCCAGTTACTATTGCAAGATGAAATAA
- the LOC140839224 gene encoding uncharacterized protein: protein MWRQYLYGVKCEIFIYHQSLEYLFTQKELNIRQRRLIELLKDYDLTTSYHPGKANKVVDALSRKNGSEITLASLSARPCLQESVNLNQDRDLKLKKLNEHVESGKSQDLQINDKGIIWMKGRLCVRIVITFTKKYCQKHTSPNSQSIQGVQKCTEILRGIFNAPKI from the coding sequence ATGTGGAGGCAATATCTCTATGGCgtcaagtgtgaaattttcatatATCACCAAAGTCTCGAGTACTTGTTCACCCAAAAAGAACTAAACATAAGGCAAAGACGGTTGATCGAActactgaaggattatgacttgACCACGAGTTACCATCCGGGTAAAGCAAACAAGGTGGTCGATGCTCTAAGTCGGAAAAATGGAAGCGAGATCACTTTAGCTTCACTCTCCGCTCGACCATGTCTGCAAGAGAGCGTCAATTTAAATCAGGACCGAGACCTCAAGCTAAAGAAACTTAATGAACACGTCGAAAGCGGGAAGTCTCAAGATCTACAAATTAATGACAAAGGAATCATATGGATGAAAGGACGACTGTGTGTCCGGATAGTGATAACCTTCACCAAGAAATACTGTCAGAAGCACACAAGTCCAAATTCTCAGTCCATTCAGGGAGTACAAAAATGTACCGAGATCTTAAGAGGAATTtttaacgccccgaaaatttga